Proteins from one Falco cherrug isolate bFalChe1 chromosome 7, bFalChe1.pri, whole genome shotgun sequence genomic window:
- the RIOX1 gene encoding ribosomal oxygenase 1 — MVAKCKTFCLIRRHSYTRRTPFRGQTRGARLHGNPASGTLPGAPARTGPGGSGAVRAAMAAGGAEELRRRLGRLSALSVYRRVAGAGRLERRGRGKPPPAGGRRAKARPRRGEAGGSGPQPEPPPPPQPQPPPSAAAPPSQAEAEAEPAKAAGGGPEAKRRRGPAASGCGPRPTGEGGVVGLLRRLGRLEDSRQRAGELFRWLVAPVAPAEFLGRHWEQAPLLVRRGDPGYYTGLFSTAEFDAALRSGRVHFGTHLDVTSYADGVRETHNPAGPALPAVVWDFYQNGCSLRLLSPQAFSSTVWQFLSILQEHFGSMAGANTYLTPPGTQGFAPHYDDIEAFVLQLEGKKHWRVYSPRKDAEVLPRFSSTNLTQAELGKPVLETVLEAGDMLYFPRGFIHQGDCLPDAHSLHITVSSYQRNTWGDLLEKLLPAALQMALEEDVEYRQGLPMDYLGYMGVANSDVADARRTAFMEKVQSLIKKLVDYAPIDAAVDQRAKSFLHDSLPPVLTQSEKVQSVYGFPARWQDGGPCNVDILITKDTEVRLLRHGIIRLCNEEAGVMLYYTTENSRVYHKEEPKFLELDPEYTDSIEFLLSSYPNHVSVDTLPCETLEDKISLATLLFEKGILTTKKPLVQV, encoded by the coding sequence ATGGTGGCAAAATGTAAGACTTTCTGTCTTATACGGCGTCACAGCTACACACGCAGAACTCCCTTCCGCGGGCAGACGCGCGGGGCCCGTCTCCACGGAAATCCCGCGTCCGGGACGCTCCCGGGCGCACCCGCACGCACAGGCCCCGGCGGAAGCGGGGCGGTGCGAGCGGCCatggcggcgggcggcgcggagGAGCTGCGGCGGCGGCTGGGGCGGCTCTCGGCGCTCTCGGTGTACCGGCGGGTGGCGGGCGCCGGGCGGCTGGAGCGGCGCGGCCGCGGGAAGCCGCCGCCCGCGGGCGGCAGGCGGGCCAAGGCGCGGCCGAGGCGCGGCGAGGCGGGAGGCAGCGGCCCGCAGCCGGAGCCTCCGCCACCGCCGCAGCCACAGCCGCCGCCGAGCGCTGCCGCGCCCCCCAGCCAGGCGGAGGCGGAGGCAGAGCCGGCCAAGGCGGCGGGCGGCGGACCTGAAGCGAAGCGGaggcgcggccccgcggcgaGCGGCTGCGGCCCGCGGCCCACGGGGGAGGGCGGCGTGGTGGGGCTGCTGCGGCGGCTGGGGCGGCTGGAGGACAGCCGGCAGCGGGCGGGCGAGCTGTTCCGCTGGCTGGTGGCCCCGGTGGCGCCGGCAGAGTTCCTGGGGCGGCACTGGGAGCAGGCGCCGCTGCTGGTGCGGCGGGGCGACCCCGGCTACTACACGGGGCTCTTCTCCACGGCCGAGTTCGACGCCGCCCTGCGAAGCGGCCGGGTGCACTTTGGGACCCACCTGGACGTGACCAGCTATGCCGACGGCGTGCGGGAGACGCACAacccggccggcccggccctgcctgcCGTCGTCTGGGACTTCTACCAGAACGGCTGCTCCCTGCGGCTCCTCAGCCCCCAGGCCTTCTCCTCCACTGTCTGGCAGTTCCTCTCCATCCTGCAGGAGCACTTCGGCAGCATGGCGGGGGCCAACACGTACCTGACGCCGCCGGGGACACAGGGCTTTGCACCCCACTACGATGACATCGAGGcctttgtgctgcagctggaggggaagaagCACTGGCGTGTCTACAGCCCCCGGAAAGATGCCGAGGTGCTGCCTCGCTTCTCCAGCACAAACTTGACGCAGGCTGAGCTCGGCAAGCCCGTGCTGGAGActgtgctggaggctggggaCATGCTGTACTTCCCTCGTGGCTTTATCCACCAGGGTGACTGTCTCCCTGATGCACACTCGCTCCACATCACTGTGTCCTCCTACCAGAGGAACACCTGGGGGGACCTCCTGGAGAAgctcctcccagctgctctgcagatggCTCTGGAAGAGGACGTGGAGTACCGGCAAGGGCTTCCCATGGACTACCTGGGCTACATGGGGGTTGCCAACTCAGATGTAGCTGACGCTCGCCGAACTGCCTTTATGGAGAAGGTGCAGAGCCTGATAAAGAAACTCGTGGACTATGCACCCATTGATGCAGCTGTGGATCAGAGAGCCAAGTCATTTCTTCATGACTCTCTCCCGCCGGTGCTTACGCAAAGTGAAAAGGTGCAGAGTGTGTACGGCTTCCCAGCCCGGTGGCAAGATGGAGGCCCCTGCAATGTTGATATACTTATAACAAAAGATACAGAAGTACGTCTCCTCCGCCATGGCATCATTAGATTGTGTAATGAAGAAGCAGGTGTGATGCTATATTATACGACAGAAAACTCAAGAGTGTATCACAAGGAAGAACCAAAGTTCCTCGAGCTAGATCCAGAGTATACAGATAGTATTGAATTTCTCCTGTCTTCCTATCCAAACCATGTCAGCGTGGATACCCTTCCATGTGAAACCTTGGAGGACAAGATTTCTCTAGCCACGCTCCTGTTTGAGAAGGGCATTCTGACTACAAAGAAACCTCTGGTGCAAgtgtaa
- the LOC114016353 gene encoding acyl-coenzyme A thioesterase 6-like: WGFPPVLQVKGPGVGLLGCSKGADLCLTMAAFLKNITAVVSLNGPVAVTIYPLCYKDKTIPALPIDEQQVKIIDSNLLDYSDIPADAFQAPGNQSLIPLEKTEAQLLFIVGQDDHVVKSEYYATEACKLLQAQGKENFQILSYPGTGHCFDPPFFPLYSIGSHPIFHKRAVLGGELRAYSKAQAHSWPRIQAFFNRYLNDN; this comes from the coding sequence TGGGGATTTCCTCCTGTCCTCCAGGTGAAGGGACCAGGGGTTGGCCTGCTCGGTTGCTCCAAAGGTGCTGATCTGTGTCTCACCATGGCCGCCTTCCTGAAGAACATCACGGCCGTTGTTTCCCTCAACGGCCCTGTGGCCGTTACAATTTACCCTCTCTGTTACAAGGATAAAACCATCCCCGCTTTGCCCATCGATGAACAACAGGTCAAAATCATTGACTCCAATCTTCTTGATTATTCCGACATCCCTGCTGATGCCTTCCAAGCCCCTGGCAACCAAAGCCTGATCCCACTAGagaaaactgaggcacagtTACTGTTCATTGTTGGGCAAGATGACCATGTTGTTAAAAGTGAGTATTACGCTACTGAAGCCTGCAAGCTTTTGCAGGctcaagggaaggaaaatttTCAGATTCTCTCCTACCCTGGAACAGGGCACTGCTTTGAccctccctttttccctttgtacTCCATAGGAAGCCATCCCATTTTTCACAAGCGGGCAGTCCTGGGTGGGGAGCTCAGGGCTTATTCTAAAGCTCAGGCTCATTCTTGGCCACGGATCCAGGCTTTTTTCAACAGGTATTTAAATGACAACTAA